The DNA segment AGGCGGCCGACCTGCATTCCTCGACCATCAACCAGATGGCCATCTGCCATGTGGCCGAGCGTGGTTTTGACGCGCAGGTCAACAAGATCCGCGCCGTCTACAGCAAGCGGCGCGACGCCATGCTGGCCGCACTCGGAAAATACATGCCGAATGGCGTCAGCTGGACGGTGCCCGAAGGCGGCATGTTCGTCTGGCTGACCCTACCGGCGGGCATGGACGGCGCCGACCTTCTCGCCAAATCGCTGGTCACGGCCAAGGTCGCCTTCGTTCCCGGCAAGGCCTTCTTCGCCGACGGCTCCGGCGCCAACACGCTGCGCGTCAGCTTTTCCTGCGCCGACGAGGCCATGATCGAAGAGGGCATCTCCCGCCTCGGCCGCCTGATCGGCGAAGAGGCGGCAGCGATTGCTGCATAGTCCCGCTCAATCAGAGCGTTGATATTGGGGCATCGCTGAGCACGTTGCCCCAATATTTGGTATTTGAGCTGCTTCTGGAAGCGGCTCGCTTCTACATGCTGGGTTCGATCCCCCACAGTCGGTCGCGCACCGCATAATCGGACAAAATTGCATCATTCAGCAGGTTCAGCCCCATTTGCCCGGCCAGTGTCGTTTGACCGGACAAAAGAGAAACGCCAAGGGCCGCTTTTCGGCCAGGAAGGGTGTAGCCGAGCGCCTCCAGCAGCGTTGGATAGGTATCGACCATGGTTGCTGCGGTTGCGTTGAGCTGGGGCGCAAGCCCATCCTTCAGGAGGATGAATGTGTTTTTCCGGTCTTTGCTTTTCAATTGCCGGTAGATTTCGTTGCGCATGGCGAGATGATCACTCTGAACAACGACGACTGTGTTCTTCAGAAGACCTGTCTTGCCCAATTTGTCGATGAAGGCCTCAGCAAGTTTGTTGGTGCAATAGTAGGCTTGCAACGTTTTGTTTGGCAGCGCCATGACATCGGGATCGGCAAGACAGCTGCGCGAGATGTAACCCGCAGGGCTATGTCCGCCAATGGTGGTCATCGTCACACCAAAGGGTTTTTTCAAGCCGGACAGGGCGGTGATTTCCTTGAAGGCGGCATCGAACAGATCCTCGTCGTCGATACCCCACGGATTGATGGGCACTCCCAGTGCGTTGACACGTGTAGGGTAGTTTGCACCGATCTGTTCGTAGCCAATTCCCTTTTGATAGCTATGCGCGCTTACGAATCCGTCAGTTCCGGCAAATTCCAGCTTTGCGCCTTTCATAAACGTCAGATTATAGCCGTCACGGACCAGAATATCGCTGAGGCACACTGCTTTTGGAAGCAGGGCATCGACGTTGCCAAAGTCATTGCGGTCGATCGCGCCCAAGCCCAGCAATGGTGTTCCGCAGTTGCTGGCAACGTGGCCCGCGAGTGTCCAATTGGTCATTTCCGATTCGGCGATGCCGGTTGCCGAGAAACCCCGGTTTTCCAGACGTTTCAAAGGCGATGCCGCTTTTCCAAACAGGCTTTCGTCCCAAAGGGTCCGCTCTGTGCTTTCGAGATAGATTTGGATCAGATTGGGTTGCTGGCCTTGCGGCGTTGTTGCCAAGGAAGCATCGCTGAAATGGTCCATGAGGTTGGCTTGATCGGAAGCATTGGCGCGCATGACATGATCGCCAATTCCGAGCGTAAACGGATTAAGCAAGAGGCAAGGAACGGTCAGCCAACTGCCGAGGGTCTGCATCCTGTGATGACCACGCGCGGCCTGCCGCCAGCATACAAACACCAAGATGAACGGCAGCAATTCCAGCGCTATCTGAAACGCCACAGAACTCACAACACCGTTTGATTCCATGTCGTATTGAAAATGGAACAGGATCGGAGCAAGGGAGAAATAGCCGAAAATCCGCACGAAGACATACCAGATCATCAGCATCGATAGCGGGATCAAAGGAAGCCACCAGCCGCTGGTTGGGCGTCCGTTGGACAGCTTCCTGCCAAAACCGGCGGCGATCAGGATGAGGAACAGAAGCGGAAATCCATAAAGGATCAGTTTTTTGTCCTCGTCCATTGTTTTCACGGCAATGTTAAGGACCGCGATTGTGAATATCGCCGCCCAGATCATCCAATAAGGACGTGTCGGTTCCGACCGGTCGGCCTTCCAAAATTTCCACATTTTGTAGTTTTCCGCAATCTATCGTAGTGATAGTGTTGCGGGAATTTACGGATGAAGTACTAACGGCAGGTTGAAATCTCAACCGGGACGATTGCTTTCACGAAACGCATTGAAAAAACTCAATCGAATGTCCCTGCGGTTCCATTGGTCTGATGCAAGTGAATTGTTGCCGTGGCAGCGCAAGCCGCCGGTAAAGTCAGCCAGCCGCTTAATCTTCCTCTGAAAGGCAGGCGAGAGCAGCCTCGTAGATGATGTCGGGCAGGATTTCGAATGTGTAGGGCATGTGGAGGCGCTCCCATTTCTGGTGGTAGTCGCGGCCCCAAGGGCCGATATTGACAACGGGATAGGACAGAAGTCCGTCCGGTGCCTGGTCGACGAAGGCCGAGCAGGGGGTGTTGTCTGAAAGAAGCTGTGTCTGTCCGGCGGCTGGCCTATGTCCGAAGAAGCTCATGTCGGAAATGCCGGCGAAGAACTGTTTGGGCTTGATGCTTGTCTTGTGCCGTTTCGCGCATGCCGTGGCGGCCCCCATGATGGCGTTTTCGAATGTTCTGCCGTGTTCTGCGGCGCTGTCCAGATGCACGCGCGGATAGTGCAGCGTCGAGAAACCGATGATCACCAGCGGGCCTTCGAGGCCGGCTTCGGCGAGCGTTGCCGCAACGATCTGGCGGGTGATCGATAGCGGGTCTTCGCCGTTTGCCAGGGATTGATCGAGCGCCTTCAGGCGGGCAACTGCCGCCTCTCCGCCATGCGATAGGGCAAGTTGGTAGAGCTCGGCATAGGTGAGGACCTGTCCCTCATGGGATTCTGCGCGGCCCGAGCCCTGGCGCTCGAAGAAGGCTTTTGCGTTGCGTGCCTGCGCGTCGAGCGCCGTGCGCAAGGCTGCGGTGGCAAGGGCGTGGAACGCGGTCAGAACATCGTCCGGCGTGCGCTGATGCGTCAGCCAGTTGAACGACAGCCAGACATGCGCTGGGGTCGTCACCTCGTAGCCGTGGCGGACGTCTTTGGCTTCGAGGCAGACCGGGGCGGGGGAGATCTCGCCATGGGCTTCGTCGCAGAGGGCGCTGTTCGTCTCCATCGCTCGCATGATTTCGGCACCGATCAGATGAGCGCTGACGCCGTCGAAGGCATAGCCGGCATGGGTGGGACGGCCGGCGACGAAGGCAAACGGCGAAAACTTGCCGACCGATCCGAGATAGACGGCGCGGCCTTCTTCGCCGTCGCCATCATCGCCGCTGGCGTCGAGATTGATGCCGCCGATGATGTCGAGATCGAATTTTTGCGCAATCGCGGGCAGGGCGTCGCGCAGGGACCGCATGCCGCGCGACCGGTTTTCCTCATCCGGCGTTGCGACGAACAGCAGATTGCCGGGCGGTTCGTCCAGCCCGGCAAAGCGCTCCAAGGCAGCAATGCCGGCGGCCAGGCCGCTCTTCATATCGAGCAGGCCCCGGCCGGCCAGGAAATTGCCGGTCAGCAAATCGGCCAGCGCCTTGTCTTCGGCCGGATTGCGGGTCTTCGCCGTGAGCTCGTCGATCAGGGCTGCGGTGAGGGCTTCCGGTTCGCAGGCAAGCGAGACCAGGGAGCTGTAATTGGCAATCGACACCGTGTCGAAATGCCCGGCGAGAACCAGACACCGGCGGCCCTTGCCGCGCACCAGCGCCAGCACATTCTGCCGGGCCGGCGTTCCGTGGCTGTCGATGGCCAGAAGGTTTTCCGGATGCTTCTGGAAATAGGGTCTAGCGCCGAGCAGGTCCATCAGGCAGCTTGAAAATGCGGCTTCGCCATCGCTTTCCGTGACACTCGGCCAGCGCGTCATTTCAATCGAAAGCGCGCCGGCACGGGACAGGGAGTTGCGAAGGGATGGTCGGTCGGCAGACGGCATTTCGGTCTATCCTCTAACTTTTCGAATGGCCTCATGGGATCAGGCCTATGAACTCTACCGAGCGGCTTCTTGAAGCGAAATGGCAATTTTATGGAAATATGCTTGATATTTTTGGCGAAATGACAGGGTATGCTGGCATAATGACACGAGGCGTACAATCTAAGGCATGACGTCATGGACAATACCGACCGCCGCCTGCTGGCAATCTTGAGAACCGATGGCCGCGCCTCGATCTCGAAACTGGCGGAACTGTTGAAAATATCGCGCGGTACGGTGCAAAACCGGATCGACCGGCTCACCGCCGATGGGGTCATTGCCGGCTTTACCGTGCGCATTGCAGCGGCCGAAGACCCGCACGCCGTCCGCGCCGTCATGCTGATCGAGATTACCGGTCAGAAAACCATATCGGTGGTCAAGGTGCTGCGCGGCATCCCGGAAATCCGGGCGCTGCACACGACCAACGGCGCCTGGGATCTGGTGGCCGAAATCGAAACCGAAAATCTGTCCGAATTCGACCGTGTCCTGCGTCATGTCCGGGCTCTGGACGGGGTCTCCAAATCGGAGACCAGCCTGTTGCTGACAACGATTTGAGAAGGCCTGTGCCTATACATGCGGTCCAAGCAGGGACAGATCAGCCTCTCCAAGCCGGTCCTTGGCCGTGCGGACCTGGTGCCAGTAGGGGTAGAGGATCGGCGGGGCGCTGACATCGTCGAGGCGCTGGCGTTCGTCTTCGGTGAGGATCAGCTCGGCGCTGGCGAGATTGTCCTGGAACTGGGCTTCCGTACGGCCGCCGATGATGACGGAGGTGACGGCCTTGCGGCCGATCAGCCAGGCGAGCGCAACCTGCGCGCCGGAAACATTGCGGCTTTCGGCGATCTCGACGAGGACATCGACGATATTCCACAACCGGTCCTCGTCGCGGATCGGCGGTTCGTCCCATCCGGCCAGCTGCCGCGAGCCTTCCGCCGTCTTGTTGCGGCGGTGCTTGCCGGAGAGCAGGCCGCCGGCAAGCGGGCTCCACACGAGCACACCGAGCCCCTGATCGATGGAGACCGGCAAAAGCTCGTATTCGGCTTCTCGGGCTTCGAGCGTGTAATGGATCTGCTGGCTGACGAAACGCTGGCGATGGTCAGCCGCGCTGACGCCGAGCGCCTTCATGATATGCCAGCCGGAAAAATTGGAGCAGCCGATATAGCGCACCTTGCCCTGGCGCACGAGCATATCAAGCGCTTCCATGGTTTCTTCCAGCGGTGTGAGACCATCCCATTCGTGCAACTGGTAAAGGTCGATGACATCGGTCTTCAGCCGCTTCAGGCTCGCCTCGCAGGCGCGCACCAGATGATGGCGCGACGATCCGGCATCGTTTGGCCCTTCGCCCATCGGGAAACGGGCCTTGGTTGCAAGCAGCACGCCATCACGGCGCTTGCCGATGATCTCACCGACGATCTCTTCGGAGACACCCTGCGAATAGACATCCGCCGTATCGATCAGGTTGACTCCGGCATCCAGAGACATATCGACGAGCTTGCGGGCTTCCGCAACGCCGAGGTCGCCGACGGTCTTGGCCCAGCCCTTGCCGCCAAAGGTCATGGTGCCGACGGTCAGTGCCGAAACCTTGAGGCCGGAGCGGCCGAGAAGACGATAGTCCATGATGATGTCCCGATCTGTTTGACATGCAAAGCCCAGGCTAAGCTAGTCGCAGTCCTGCGAAATGGAAGAGGTGGGCTGTTGACCACCCCCTGATTTCCCCGTCGCTGTTCAGTCCTTCGCCAGCACGATCACGCGGTCGGCGGCGTTGTATTGCAGCTTTGCCGACTTTGCCGGATTGACCGTGACGCCGCCGAGGCGGCGCTGGTCGGCGTCCTCGTCCCGCTGGCGGCGGTAGCCGATCGCCACTTCGCCGCGCCGCAGGGCTGCGAGGCAGATCGTGTAGAAGGTGACGGGTTCGCTGATCGTGACGTAATCGCTGACCGGACGCATGTAGATTTCCGATCCGTCCTCATCGAGCAACTCGTCGAAGATCGCGGCCATGCGCTCGTTTTCCGACGCCTGCGCCAGCATCAGGCTGACCAGCTTGTTGCTGACGACGAAATCGTCGGCGCGGGTGACCTCGGCCAGCTCGCGGTTGCGCACATCCGTCATCTCGCTGACGACGCTGATGTGGCGGCCGGCATGTTCTGCGATCTTGCGCAGCTGCAGGAGGGTGACCAGCGTTCGGGTGTCGGCCGGCTGCGGGGTCATATGGTCGCTATAGCCCAGCACCAGGACGTGGTCGTAGCTGGGGATATCCAGCGCATTGAGTTCGGCGCGGTTGCTGGTATCGACGATGCGGTAATCGACAGCCATATTGCCGTTGGCGACCTTCAGGGCCGCGATATCGTCTTCGAGTTCGGGCGTATCGGCTGCAATCGTCAGCAGGGAGCCCGGTGCGACGTATCGCGACAGTTCGAAGGTGATGATCGGCCCGCGCCGGTTCCAGCCGAGCAGGAGAGTGCGCTCCGGCCCTTGCTTTCGTGCTTCCGGTGCCAGGATGGCGTCTTTCTCGATATGGATGTCGCTGCCGCCGGAATTGATGGCGGCATCGTCCTCGGCGATGATGACGGCGCGTTCGCCCGGCTTGAAGATGCGGCCGGGCGGCGGGTTGAGATGAACCTTGCCGTCCGCATCGCAGAGGCCGATCAGCGTCGATGTCTCATAGGCCATGACGGCGGCGGCAAAGCTCTTGCCGGTGATGTAGGGCTGTTCCAACGTATAGATTTCGCAGCCGTCGAAATCGAGCAGCTCGGAATAGACGGCGCTCAAGCCGGACTGGCGGCTGGAATGCACGACGATGCGGGAAATCAGGTCGTCGGCCAAAATGAGCTGAAGCTCGTTGCCGCCGACGATGCGGGCCACTTCGGCGTTCTTGCTGTTTCGGATTTCTGCGGCGATCTGGTAGGGCTTGGCGCGGCGGCCGGGGGCGTTGACCAGTGCCAGCACGCTCTTGATCACCTGCGAATCCGGATCGTCGCCTTCGGGCGACAGAACGATGACGGAGCGCGAGGTTTCCGGATTGACGATATTGAGGTCGTAGAGGTCGGTCGGATCGCCGCTGCGGCAGATGATCCTGGTATTCTTGAGGTCAGCCACCTTGGTGGCGATCTCGTCCTCCATCTCCACCTTGTCCTTGCTCGCCATGATGACGATGCGCGGCTTCTTGCGGCTGCTATTGGCGATCACCAGTTCCGAAATCACGTCGAAGATCGAGGGCGACCAGTTGAGAATGATCGTGTGGTCGTTTTCCAAGACCTGCGAACGGCCCTTGCGCAACTCGTCCAGCTTGTTTTCAAGGCCTGAGCTCAAGACGCCGATCAGGGCCGAGAAGACGAAGATGCCGGCAATCGTGACGAATAGCGAAACGCCGCGAAAGCTCCAGCCGAGATCGCCGCCCATCGTTCCGGCATCCATGGTGCGCATCAGCGATTCCCAGGCGCCTTCGATGAAGCTCACCGGCTGGCCGCCCTCCGGGGCGATCTGGGTCAGTGCCAGGAACGCGCCGGCGATGATGATGACGATCAGCGAGATGATCGCCAGCCAGCCGATCAGCGCGATCGATCCCGCCGCCATGCTCTTGTCGAACTCATAGCGCAGCCGCGCGCCCCATGACGTTGTCTTGCTCATCGATGTCCCCTTGGCCCCGCCACATGCGCCCGGACCGGATTGCAGATATTTCTAATATATTCAACAGGTTTAGGCGGCTGAGCGGCAATCCACCCAGTAATGTTCATCGGATTATCCGGCTATCTATCCATAAGACGCTTGTGGCGGGCTGTTTATTCGCCGCCGGTTGCGCAGGCAGTGTCACATGCCTGTCAAGTGCCGCCACTATCCATCACTCCATCTGTTCACTTGGGATGAAGACCGATGAAGACGTTGCTTGGTGCGTTCACCGCACTTGTTGCCGCCAGCCTGATCGCCGTTTCGGCGCATGCCGAAAACCTGGTGCTCTACACCAGCCAGCCTAACGAGGACGCGCAGGCCACCGTCGATGCCTTCAAGGCCGCCAATCCGGGCGTGGATGTTGAGTGGGTACGCGATGGCACGACCAAGATCATGGCCAAGCTGATGGCCGAGATCGAGGCGGGGAACCCGGTTGCCGACGTGCTTTTGATTGCCGATACCGTGACGCTGCAGCGGATGAAGGAAGCAGGCCAGCTCCTGAACTACACGTCGCCGGAGGCTGCCAACTACGATGCGGCGCTCTATGATGTTGATGGCGCCTATTACTCGACCAAGATGATCACCACCGGCATCATCTACAATACGGCGGCATCGCTGAAGCCGGCCGGCTGGAAGGATCTGACCGAGCCGGAAGCCAAGGGTCTGGTGACGATGCCGAGCCCGCTGACCTCTGGCGCTGCGCTGATCCATGCCCAGACGCTGACCGGCATCGACGGTTTTGGCTGGGACTACTACAAGGCACTGGCCGAAAACGGCGCCACGGCCGCAGGCGGCAATGGCGGCGTGCTGAAGGCTGTTGCCACCGGCGAGAAGGCCTATGGCATGGTGGTCGATTTCATGGCGGTCCGCGAAAAAGCCAAGGGCGCACCGGTCGAGTTCGTGTTTCCGGCGGAAGGCGTCAGTGCCGTGACCGAGCCGGTGGCAATCCTCAAGACCGCCAGGAATGTCGATACGGCCAAGAAGTTCGTCGATTTCCTCCTGTCCGAACCGGGCCAGCAGGTTTCCGTCAAGCTCGGCTATATTCCGGCCCGCAATGGCGCCGCTCTTCCGGAAGGCTTTCCGGCGCGCGACAGTATCAAGGTTCTGCCAATCGATGCCGCCGCAGCCGTGAAGAACTCGGAAGGCGACCTGAAGACCTTCTCCGGCATCTTCGGCACCAACTGATCGGTTCCCATGCCCAGACGATCTGCCAATCGAAGCAGCCAGCCCTCCTGGCTGCTTCCTTTCGTTGTTATCACCGTGTGCCTGCTGAGCGGACTGCCGCTGGCACGGCTGCTCTATGCCGGATTGCGTTTCTCCCTTGAGGGGAAAGCCACCGGCCTGTTTTCGGAACCCTCCGCTTGGTTTGCCATCCGCAACACGCTGATGACTGCGACTGGCGGCATGGTGATTTCCGTTGTGCTCGGCGCGAGTTTTGCCTTCGTCGTGACACTCACCGATATCCGCGCAAAAGGCTTTTTCAGCTTCGCCTTCGTGCTGCCGATGATGATCCCGCCGCAGGTGACGGCGCTGGCCTGGGTGCAGATGTCCGGGCCGGCCAGCCCGCTGTTGAAGACGCTCGGCATTGCGCCGCCGCTGGGCAGTCCACAGCCGCTCTATTCGCTGGGCGGGATCATGCTGCTCCTGGGCGTGCAGCATGCGCCACTGGTGTTTCTGGCGCTCAAGGCAGGGCTTGCAGCCTTGCCGCGCGACGGTGTCGAGGCTGCGCGTCTTTCCGGTGCCGCGCCGATGCGGGTATTTCGCGACATCATCTTTCCGCTGGCCGTGCCCGGCCTGATCGCCGGGGCGGCGATTGCCTTCGTATCGTGCGTCGGCAATTTCGGCATTCCCGCGATCCTTGGAATTCCTGCATCGATCTTCGTACTCCCGACGCTGGTCTACAGCCGCCTTTCGAGTTTTGGCGCGGGCACATTTGCCGAGATGGCGCAGCTTTCGATGGTGATCGCCGTCATTGCCGCGCTCGGTCTGGTGATCCAGCAGCGGGCCTTGCGGGGCAGGGATTACCGAATCATCGGACTGTCGGGCCAGAGTGCGGCCTTCGCGCTCGGTCCGTTGCGTTCAATCGCGGAGGCTGGGTTTTCACTGGTGCTGTTCTTCGTCCTTGCCGCACCGCTCGCCGCTCTCGTCGCCAGCTCGCTGGTCCCCGCCTATGGCGTGCCGCTCAATATCCAGACCATGTCGCTGCATGCCTATAGCGAGATCCTGTTTCGCCAGTCCGTGACGCTGACGGCGTTTGCCAATTCGCTGTTTCTGGCCGGGACCACGGCCTGCGGGCTGTTGCTGGTCACGGTGCTCACCGCCTATCTGCTTGCCCGCCGCCCCGGAAAACTGGCCGATCTTATGACCGGCCTGATCGAAATTCCCTATGCGCTTCCCGGCATCGTGCTGGCCGTGGCGTTCATCCTGATGTTTGCTGCGCCGTTGCCGCTCGTCAACGTCTCGATCTACGGCACGATCTGGATCATCCTGATTGCTTATTTCTCCAGCTTCTTTGCCGTCAGCCTCAAGCCCGTGGCCAGCGCCTTCCTGCAGCTCGATCCGTCACTCGAAGAGGCCGCCCGGCTTTCCGGCGCAGGCTTTGGCCGGCGCATGCGCGACATTCTCGTTCCGCTCATTGCCCCTGCGGCGGGCGCTTCCGTCATTCTCGTCTTTCTTATTGCCTGCAGCGAGTTGACGGTGTCGGCGCTGCTCTGGTCGGCGGGGACGCAAACGCTCGGCGTGGCGATCTTTAATCTCGACGACAGCGGCAGTTCCGATCTGGCCTCGGCGCTCTCCGTTCTCGTCGTCATCATGGTGGTCATCCTGATGCTCGCTCTGGAAATGCTGGCGAAACACCTTCCAAGAGGCGTACTGCCATGGCGCAACTGATCCTCAATCACCTCAGCAAGGATTTCGGCACCGGCCGGGCTGCGGTCTCCGATGTGTCGCTCACCGTGCGCGAAGGCGGCTTTCTGGCTCTGCTTGGCCCTTCCGGTTGCGGCAAGACGACGGTGCTGCGCATGATCGCCGGTTTCGAACAGCCGAGCGACGGGTCGATCGTGCTGGGCGAGCGGACCCTGGCCGATGCCAGCGGCGCGCTGCCGCCGGAAAAACGCAACATGGCGATGGTGTTTCAATCCTATGCGCTGTGGCCGCATATGACCGTGGCTGAGAATGTCGGTTATCCGCTGAAAGTGCGTGGCATCACCGGCGCCGCATGGCAGGCGCGCGTCAAGGAGGCACTGTCGGTTGTGCGGCTGGAGGATTTCGCCGGGCGGCGTCCGGCCGATCTGTCCGGCGGTCAAAGACAGCGCGTGGCGCTTGCCCGCTGCCTTGTTACCGCGCCGGACGTGGTGCTGCTCGACGAACCACTGGCCAATCTCGACCGCCACCTGAAGGCTGCAATGGAAGAAACCTTTCGCGAGTTCCATGCCCGGTCCGGCGCGACGATGATCTACGTGACCCACGACCAGGGCGAGGCGATGGCGCTGGCGACCGACATTGCCATCATGTCCGAAGGGCGGTTGATACAAGTTGCCTCGCCGCAGGAGATCTATGCCCGGCCGGAAGGCCGGGTGGTCGGCGGGCTGGTCGGGCAGGGTGCCATTCTGGATCTCGCACTGCCGGAGCACGGCCCGCGTCTCCTGTCATGGCCAACGATCGAAACAGCTTTCCGCCAGACGTCGGCCCCAGGCCGCGCCGTGCTGGTGCGCCCCGAACATGTGGTAGCGGACCCGGCCGGGATTTTGCTGCAGGTGATAGCCTGCGTCTTCGAGGGCGAGCGCTTTGCCCTGTCGCTTCGCACGGCCGGCGGGCAGGGCCTCAGGGCCTATGCCACGCATCCGATGGATTGCGGCGTCCTGCAGCCATTCGTGATCCGGCAGGCATGGCTTTTGTGATCAATCAGTTGGCGCCGGAACATTGCCAGCGGATCACCCGGCAGCTGTCGGAATGATTGGAGCAGGCGGCAAGTGCTGCGCGTTGCGCCCGCCGGCTTCCCGGCGCCCAGTCGGAACCCCAGCCACCGTCTGCCCCGCGCGCCACCGCTCCGCAGCCATTCTTGAACCAGATCGCAACCCGGCAATCGCGGGCATTCCGGTCGCAATGCGACTGCGCCACCTCTTCGGCCTCCAAGCGCGAGGAATAGTCATACGACCAGCCGGTTGCGCCTGTTTTCGGCGAAAGCGAGATCGCGCCGAAACTGTCGGCGTGGGCCGTTGCCGCGCCAAGGCCAAGGAAGGCCAGGGCCGATATCACCGCCGTGGCCGTGCGTTTCCAGTTTGACATGTCCATTCCTCTCATGGGGCCGTGCATCCCGCCGGCCCATCTTGCAAGTGGGAAACGGCCTGTCAGGATCAATTATTCGCTCCCTGCGGATCACCCCAAAAATGGCCCCGGTGCAGCCCATCATCCGGCCGGATTGGCAGACGGAGAAAGGCCTTCGCCTTTTGCGGTTGATTGGCTAAAGTCGCCGCGATTGCATCCGGAAACTGCTGATGACCCTTCGCCTTGCCACCTTCAATATCGAGAACCTGATGAGCCGGTTCGATTTTTCCGGCTTTCGCAACAACCTCAAGCAGGATCGCGTTCTCAGGCTCTTCGACGTCAAGAACGAGGCGGAATACCAGCGGCTGGAGGAAGCCCGCACCATCGCTTATACCGATGACACGCGGCAGATGTCGGCGCTCGCCATTGCCGATTGCGACGCCGATATCCTCTGCCTGCAGGAAGCCGACAATATGGCGGCGTTGCAGGCTTTCGAATACGGCTATCTCTTCCGCATGGTCGGCAATGGCTACCGCCAGAAATATCTGATCGAGGGCAATGACAGCCGGGGGATCGATGTCGCGGTTCTCGTGCGCGAGGAGACCCGCGACGGCCAGAAGATCGAATGCGTCGATGTCAAATCGCATGCCGGTGTCACTTACGCCGATTTCAACCTGTTCAACGATGCCCTGGCACTCACCAATGTGCCCGGCGACCGCATTTTCAAGCGCGATTGCCTGGAGCTGGATTTTCGCATCGGCGGCCGGCCGTTCACGCTGTTTGTCGTGCATTTCAAGTCGATGGGCCCGGCGCGCGACGGGCTGGATGGACGCACGGCCACCATGCCGGTGCGCGCTGCCGAGGTGGCTGCGGTCCGCCGCATCGTCGAAAACAGGTTTGGCGCCGATCATCTGAACGGCAAGATGTTCGCGATCTGCGGCGACATGAACGATTATCAAGAGCGTGTCGATGTGCTCGGCGACCGGCGCACCGGCTATCGTTTCGAGCCGCGCCAGGAGACCGAAAGCGCGCTGGATGTGTTCAGCCATGACGGCTTTGTGGAAAACGTCATGCGCCGGCGCCCGGAACTCGACCGCTGGACGCTGTTTCACAGCCGCGGGCCGCAGGAGCGGCATCTTTGCCAGCTCGACTATATCTGGCTCTCCAGGGCGCTTGCCGAGCGCAATCCCGCGAGCGTGCCCGAGATCATCCGCGGCGGCCAGCCCTACCGGACGATCTTTCCGAAGGGGCAGGAGGTCGAACGCTATCCGAGAACCGGATGGGACCGGCCGAAAGCCTCCGATCACTGCCCGGTGGTCATTTCGCTGGACATATGAACCTTTCAGAGCGGATTTTGTGAACCCATGACAAGCACGTTATCCACATGGCCCGGCGACCGGCTGATCTTTCCGGTCGATCGCATCCAAGTCGAAGTGTCGGACGCGCCGCATCCCTTCTGCCTTGCGCATGAGGCGGAAATCACTGCCAACTGGGACCGGGAGGTGGCGGCCAATCCTGCCTTGTTTGACGGCCGCATGCTGTTGATGCGGGCACTGGAGCTTGGCGGCGGCGCCTTGTCTGGAACCTGCCATATCGTTCCCTTCTCGGCGTTTCTGCTCTGGCGCAAGACCCGCCCGGCCGGGGCAGCGCTGCATCTGTTCGGCCTGCCGGTGATCGTATCTTCGGACGGTGCGGTGATCGCCATTCGCATGGGCCAGCACACCGCCAATCCGGGCCGTGTCTATTGCGCTG comes from the Pararhizobium qamdonense genome and includes:
- a CDS encoding endonuclease/exonuclease/phosphatase family protein, whose amino-acid sequence is MTLRLATFNIENLMSRFDFSGFRNNLKQDRVLRLFDVKNEAEYQRLEEARTIAYTDDTRQMSALAIADCDADILCLQEADNMAALQAFEYGYLFRMVGNGYRQKYLIEGNDSRGIDVAVLVREETRDGQKIECVDVKSHAGVTYADFNLFNDALALTNVPGDRIFKRDCLELDFRIGGRPFTLFVVHFKSMGPARDGLDGRTATMPVRAAEVAAVRRIVENRFGADHLNGKMFAICGDMNDYQERVDVLGDRRTGYRFEPRQETESALDVFSHDGFVENVMRRRPELDRWTLFHSRGPQERHLCQLDYIWLSRALAERNPASVPEIIRGGQPYRTIFPKGQEVERYPRTGWDRPKASDHCPVVISLDI
- a CDS encoding NUDIX hydrolase codes for the protein MTSTLSTWPGDRLIFPVDRIQVEVSDAPHPFCLAHEAEITANWDREVAANPALFDGRMLLMRALELGGGALSGTCHIVPFSAFLLWRKTRPAGAALHLFGLPVIVSSDGAVIAIRMGQHTANPGRVYCAAGSLDPGDISGGYCDIDGNMAREVMEETGLALSDAKSVSGFHGLRHQDAVTLFRAYHFEETAAELIDRILAHIAADPEPEIDAALAIRTADPGQHPYPPFMPPVLQWVFGTVK